A stretch of DNA from Lotus japonicus ecotype B-129 chromosome 4, LjGifu_v1.2:
CAATAAAATGTTTATGATTTTATGTACTCAGATTATTTTATAAGcatcttatttttttaaatgaaatggATTTATTAAGTAGAAGAACCGGCATTGTGGTCATTACATCGAGAGAAAAATTTCAAAGGGAGGACTTTTGACGGACATCTTCCATCCGAACAACAATACTTAAAGAAAAGAAGTTAAAGTTTAATCAGACTACAATATTATCATTATGTATGACGGACAAAAGATaaactaatgaaatcaaatctAAGAGTTGAATCACGACAATTCCAAATCACATATAGGTCAGATAAGACGTGCCCTTGGAAGAAAGTTTGCATGCCTCTAGCAGCTGAAGACAATCAATCTCAAATCAAACTTAACGGAAACAGAGATCATGAGCCATGGATAAAACCCAAACTGAAGCCAAAAGTCTCAGCACAAACTAGGGACAAATTAAACCTCAACAGGAGAAGTCGTCACTGCTGCCAAAATGTAACTATGACTATCACGTGTAATGAGACCAAGGCCAACTAGATTTGATGAAGAGAGAGACATCAAAATTGACCTTAATCACATGACCAAGAGGATGACGTCAAGACCCAACATCTCCACCATCCCACAAAACTGAGGCTGCAAAGAAGCCAATATCGGTCGCAAGCTAGCCACTCTACTAAGAATATTTTAACTTTAAACttctattattttattttttaattttatagtacTTAAGAATCTTTATATGAAATAATGATGAATGAAAGGTTGTGATTTAATGAtggtcggtgcatagaaattaatctcaataATGATTATCTCCCTCTTGTAACTAAAAGAAtatgaaataataattaattttatcttaacCAAAAATACGGCTTCCACTTCACCATGTGTTCGCTGCTCGCATAACTTCAAAGATATTCTTGACTCCTTCTTTGGCTGATTAATATATTGCGTGTTtcccataaataaataaatatatatatatatatatatataaaatatatatatatatatatataaaaacatatatattcTTCATTATTTTTCGAATTATGCTCATTTGAGCGAGGAGTGGTGATTGGGGCAGTTTCGGATTATGCTCAAATTATCTCTTGTTTAATTTTCTACGATTTTTTGGGTCTTTGGCGTTTGCAGCATATTATTATGGTGATTTATCTTTTATCTTGGAAGATGTTGCTAATATTAGAAAACCACTTACCTTATTGATTTTGTGTAAGCAATGAAAACTGAAGATTATGAGGATTTGGGTGAACGTCAAATTTATTATCTGCTTTTAGTTCTTTCACGCAAAAGCTAGCTAGCTTCTTTTAGAATCACTTCTCAGTTCTCACATTTGATCACTTCTCACTCAAATGTGAGAAGTGACCAATTTTCCATACACACACTTATCATTTATATGATGTAATAGAAAGAGTGCTCGGAATGTCAATTGGAGTGAATATATGGAATTGGTAAGGAGTTGGAGCATAAGTTGGTGTTGAAGCAAGGAAGAAATCGGCGCAGTAGTTTTGTGGCAGATAATGGAGAGGTGTCCTTTTTAAACAGTATAACTGCTATGCAAATCTTGGAGATGGATTAGTTTGCCATTCCTTttaattattactttttttttatctaagacATGTGTTCTCCTTCGGAGGCAATCTTGTTCGAGCCGGGAACATTCACATCGTGATGGGGCTAACTCTCCTAGCGGAGATTTTTTTCCATCCACAAGATTCGAACCCGAGACCTTGCTTAAGGGGAATTAAACATGTATCGCTTGAACAACCacccgttcgtccttttaattATTACTATTCATGAGGTTATTTTTCAGTAGTATAACATGTATTACAGTTTTGGATATTTTTTAGAATGTTGGGTTGCATGTGTCCTTGATGATTTTCTTTCATAGTTAGAGTAAAAGAACATAATTCCAAGGCAATGTGCGAACCATGCTACTCTTTGGTGTATTTGATTGGAACTTATGCTCTCTTTGAATGGAGAGGTGAAAATGagtgaataaaatataagaGGAAAGAATATAAGAGGGAAGAATATAAGTGAAAAATGAGGTGATTTTTGAGTTGTTTGAAttaggagaaaaaaaaaggaaaggtgatggaaaagtaataaaagagaaataaaggTGATTAAGTATTTACTAGTTTACCCTTACAcattatttgtatttttttatgaatgtTACGTAAATTAAAAAAAGCAATCAAATTTTTGTATTATTACATTTTATTTGATGTTATGCTTTACGAAAAGGATGAAACACAGTACCCACCGCAAGTTTAAAAAAAGGGTCACCTAATATCcaccactttttagtggtgtaACCTTGCAACACTATGTTAATTGTCCATTTTACCCCTGCTCAAAAAATTAATCCCATCAAAATCCACCCGGTAataccaatatttttttctttttataaaataattttttttaacaggggtaaaatggacaatttatatagtggtgcaaggttgcaccactaaaaagtgcatattaggtggcaccttaaaaaaaatatatataaaaagagaaagGATATGTGAAGACCGAAGAGAACATGCACACTAGCTGACAGCAAGTTCACTACTGCAAAATACTTTGACAAAACAAAGGGTAGTAATGTCATTATGCTGAAGTGCTTCTCCCAAGTCATTTTCCGTCCAATGTTGCAAGGAAATCTGACATGCTACTATTCATCCTCCGTTTTCCTCCGGCCTCTATTTTCATGCCTCCATGTCAAGATTCCCTTTTCCTTCATCTTTCCCTTCCATCCTTTTTCCTTCCTGAGTTTTCCATAGAAACAAACACAGTGTTAAGTAATGTATTTTGATGGAGGTTAATTTCTATGcatcgacggtgtaaataaCTTTTACACTattattcaatcacatcccttcaTTTTAttagctcacaattaattttaaatttaataatatctaaaatagaaaatgaaaggttGTGATTAAATagtggtgtaaaactttttacaccgttgatacatagaaattaatctcttcaaAAATatgttgtaacttgtaagttgtaacatgCCGCTAACGCTTACCAAGAAAAGTCTGTTAGATATTCCccaaaagtataaataatttGTATATGCTTTATTATCTATATTTAAAGCAGGgacattttttaattcaaattataataattatttatttattgcatATAAGAATCAAAATTTTCACATAATTTaatctaaaaattatttttctcatattttattaatttaatgtaAAATTCAATTTAAATAGGTTTAAACATGTTTTTGGTCCATGTGCTTTGAGTGAGTTTTGATTTTCGTCCATTGTCGGAAAATCTTCCAAAACTCATCCCTGAAACTATTAGAAATAGTCAAGAATCGTCCTTGCCGGAAAAAAAACTCCGATAACTTGGCCCCCATCGCCTCTATTTCATAAAGCAACTTTAACGCCCCCAACCCGCCCCGCTCTGGCCACGATCCGACCCTTATCGCCTTTGTTTCATACTTTCAAGGTCTTCAATCTCGCAAAGGAGCTTCCTTTTGACACATGCAAGCCGATTTGAGGTAAGTTtatgttgattttgttgattttcataTGTTCCTGTACTCTTCTATTGAAACTCTCTCATCTCCCTCTCAGATCGGAGCAAAAACAGTCGGATCAGAGCTTCTGTTCTTCCACACAGTCAAGAACACACCCATTCAGCTTCAGTGcttttttattcttcttttttcGATGTAAATAAATTCATCTtttgtaaataaatttattcaTCTTATGAACATTTGATTATAATTTTgtaattattttattgttgaatAAATTCTTAGAGTTGTGGTTCATGATTATCCTTTTTGTTCTGTTGATGTTCGTTATGTTTCCTTTCCCTCTAAAATCCATTGAAGCAAGTGAGAGaaattattcattttttaagctaaggaaccaaaaatcatatttatttttaaggAACCAAAGTGCCAACTAGATCAACTCCAATGCTGTCAAAAAATAAGGACAGATCCTTTGCATTTCCAGCTGGTCTAAGGAAccagcattggagatgctcttacgcCGCATAAAATGGCTAGGGGACATTACTTTTTGGAAAGTTACCAAAATACcctttttctttatattttaaaataaaaaagttatataataaatatttaataataacaACAGCAAAAATTTAACTAAATTTTTATAGccatattttctttaaaaaaagtttaactgtcctattttatttttaggcATGGATACTTTTATCATTTTACAAACATACATTTTTCATTTCTCTTACTTTTCTTTTCACTTGATCTCTTCAACATACACCTTTGGGTTTTGTGTTTTCTCCTTACATACATTATTTCTCCTTCTTTTCTACACAACCAAACAGATAGAAAATAGGGTAAGATCAATTCACCGATCAACACTCTCAGCAGCCGGAGACCCTAAATCCTGAAGAGAGAGAGCGAGCGAGAGAGAAATCTTCTCACCTTCGGCAATCAAGACATTCAACCGCAGGAATTGTGGCCGCAATAAGCATGGTCGTGGCCATGTCAAATTCATCTGATGCTCCAACTGTGGAAAATGCTGCCCAAGGATAAGGCAATCAAGCGATTCCTTGTTAGGAACATTGTTGAACAGGCTGTTGTTAGAGATGTTCAGGAAGTGTGTGTCTATGATCAGTACACACTCCCTAATTTGTATGTGAAGATGCAGTACTGTGTTTATTGTGCTATCCACTCTCATGTTGTGAGAGTTCGTTCTCGCACTAATAGGAGGAAGCGTGACCCACCACAGCATTTCATCAGGCGCAGGTATGATGCCCTAAGACCCGGCCAACCTGGTCAAGCTCCTCGTCCTACTGGTGTAGGAGCACCTCCCTGTGCCTAGAAAGCAAATTTGAAGAGTTTTTACCTTGTTGGATCAATTTCATATTATGAACCTGAATTCCCTAtagaattttaaaaattcaattcTGTGTAGGGGTTTTATGTTTCCTTGTAGTTGTGTCTTGGACGGTAGCAACATTTTTGTTATTATTTGGCTGTTTTGATGAGAATGGACTTTTATAAGTCGTATCCTGTTTGATCCTTTATAATAGGGTTCAGATCCTATGCAGAACAGTGCATAAACTTGAATCTTTTGTTTCTCTGGGTAACACAAACTTTTCTCCACTAGTTCATCCCTCAAcacttttcatttaaaaaaataaagatcaATTCACcgattttgttttattattatttttgaaataatttatttttgttaaactggttttgtttctttcacctaaaaagcaaaataaaagataatacATGAGGAAATTAGCGACGAAATTTTAGAGAGAGAATTATTTTGTCAATCAAAAAATTTCAACCGTTTTTAAAGAAAGCAACATTATTTTGCTTCAtcgaaaaattacaaaaaaaaaacaagacatCTAATTACCTCTCTTCTTATCTCTAAGAATGAGAGTTTCTAACTCAACCAAAGGGGAACCCAGAAATGTAACACCATAAATTGGTGCCTGAGTTGCAAACTTGGCCATCCAATCCGCTGATGCATTGCATTCACGTGGGATGTGCTTCATATTGATAACATTTACTTCAAAGGAATCACAGAGAGGAAAACAATGTCACAAaatctattaaaaaaaactttagtaGAGAGAAAATTAGCGACGGATTGTTAGATATGAATTATTTCATCATAAACTTACAAAATTTCAACTCTTTTTAAGTTGTAAACGAAATTACACTTAAAAAactttttttggcttaattgtaTCTTTAGTCCCTGATATTTACAAAAAtcatgattttagtccctcacctaatttaattacaaggctAGTCCCTCACGTTCCCCCCgtttgcaacgttagtccttccGTCTTATTTTTAACAGAGAAGGCTTATGTGGCAACACCCATGCCTCTCATAAAAAATGATTtaactgcacttttggtcccctacGTAGACACATTGTGTAGTTTTGATCCTTAAAGTTCAAAAATTGCATCCAAGttaataaaaaacaataaagaaatagaaaatgataattattcatcttcttcaaaaattgcactcaaatttaaatttattttactatggCTGATTaagattttataaaaatatttatttaaattcttATTCAGTAATGTTTTGATAACAATCATAAttgtttctatttcttttttttagaaagttaaaaatatattaaaaaaaagctAGAAAGCTCTCAAGCAAAGAAAACAACCCATTCAGCAATAACAACACCAAAAAATACCGCTAAAAACCTCAAAGCGACCAAAAGCGCCCCAAACACTCCaaaggccaacaaaacccatcAAAAAGATGACCCTAGGAAACGGTAGATGCCAACAAGGGACCAAAGCAACAACACCAAAACAGCACACCCCAAAAAAGAAAACCCCTTACAGAAGAAACAGACCAAAACTCCCTAAAAAGCTAGCCCGCTAAGGAACCCCATAAAGCCTAGGATGGGTAGCAATGAGATGATCGACGAGACCTTGAATGGCTTCCTCCTCGGATCCAATGGCGACGAATCCTAGCTGTTTGGCAAAGAGAAAGTCCCTTCGAGCTCGCGTCAAGGCACGATCAGAACCACGAGCTTCAGGAAGGATTAGAGAAGAACACTTGTCAGGCGAAACCTCGACCCTCAGAATCTCAGCAACCTCAACCCTCGAAATCTCAGCAACCTCGTCAATCACAAAACCAAGTGCCTTTTGCTTCCCTGGCGCAGAGACTTTCCTAGGTCGCCCTCTTCTCCGTCGCTCCGTCACCGTAGGCTCCACAGCAACCAACAAACCATCACCAACACCGCTGCAACCTGTCGAATTGGAAGAGCAAGACGTCCTCAAGCATCCAACGTCTTCAGCACCAGAAGCGTCCAGCCCCGCTTCTGGGAACAGAGCCTTAGGGGGGCACCTCCCCTCAACTGCGACAAGAGAAGTTATGACACCCACACAACCAGAAACAAGGATCTAAGGGAAGAGGAGAGCCGATGGGCAGCAAAGGCAAGGAGAGGCCCGCGAGAGACCTAAGATCAGGGATTCCTTGACAACAGAAGCATCCGAACAAGACCTGACCAACCTCTTGTCACTAGTCGAATCGGCCAAAGCTGTCGGAACCACGGGATTGCCAGACGCAGCATCATGTCTTGAACTCCCTGAACGCGGAAATCTTGCAAGGGCCACTGTCAGAATCGATCCCCCTAAAAGAACCCCGTTGAACAGATTGATCGCCACCGAAGACAGCTCCAGAGAAGAATATCTCACAAAGCCAAAACGGAAAGCCCGCCCGAAACGCCTCTCTCTCTGAACGAAGACATTCAACAGGCTTCCAATTTGGCTGAAGAGCCCCTTGATCTGGAAATAATCAGCAAAGTCAGAAATCTCGTCGACAAAGAGGGTGAAGGACGGGTGAACGAACTCTCATTTCCTTGCGAACCGATCTGCGTCGTCGCTCTCGCACGCCGGCTCCCCCTCGCCATCGCCTCATCATCCAGACCGAAGCCACCACCAGATGGATGCTCTTGCCGTCGCAAGCCAGG
This window harbors:
- the LOC130713046 gene encoding LOW QUALITY PROTEIN: 40S ribosomal protein S26-3-like (The sequence of the model RefSeq protein was modified relative to this genomic sequence to represent the inferred CDS: inserted 1 base in 1 codon; substituted 1 base at 1 genomic stop codon) → MYAASHFEELKQDPLLAEALALRWSLGRLLHVEINDVMVALDVAVVVHAIKSANCQPKIASVIEDCKLLASRFNTFSIVHVRRSANSVTFNRRNCGRNKHGRGHVKFIXCSNCGKCCPXDKAIKRFLVRNIVEQAVVRDVQEVCVYDQYTLPNLYVKMQYCVYCAIHSHVVRVRSRTNRRKRDPPQHFIRRRYDALRPGQPGQAPRPTGVGAPPCA